A single region of the Elizabethkingia sp. JS20170427COW genome encodes:
- a CDS encoding homocysteine S-methyltransferase family protein, whose amino-acid sequence MKNSQALYKALSDRILVLDGAMGTMLQRHKFSEEDFRGERFKDWKTSVKGNNDLLSLTQPQAIAEVHRQYFEAGADIVETNTFSGTTIAMADYAMEELVYELNFESAKIARKVADEFTEKEPHKPRFVAGAIGPTNKTASLSPDVNDPGYRAITFEELRVAYKQQAEALLDGGVDILLVETIFDTLNAKAALFAIDEIQEERNIQIPIMVSGTITDASGRTLSGQTAEAFLISISHLNLLSVGFNCALGAHQLTPYLEVLSQKSNFAISAYPNAGLPNAFGQYDETPEHMASQIKEYAEKGLINIVGGCCGTTPPHIKAIADLVKDYQPRKLMVES is encoded by the coding sequence ATGAAAAATTCACAAGCTTTATACAAAGCACTTTCAGATAGAATATTAGTCTTAGACGGAGCGATGGGAACCATGTTACAACGCCATAAATTTTCTGAAGAAGATTTCCGTGGGGAGCGTTTCAAAGATTGGAAAACATCGGTAAAGGGAAATAACGATCTACTTTCTCTTACCCAACCTCAGGCGATTGCCGAAGTACACCGACAGTATTTTGAAGCAGGAGCCGATATTGTAGAAACCAATACTTTCTCCGGAACAACCATTGCTATGGCCGACTATGCCATGGAAGAGTTGGTGTATGAACTTAATTTTGAATCTGCAAAAATCGCTAGAAAAGTAGCAGATGAGTTTACCGAGAAAGAGCCTCATAAACCTAGATTTGTTGCTGGAGCAATCGGGCCAACCAATAAAACAGCAAGTTTATCTCCCGATGTTAACGACCCAGGATACAGAGCCATTACTTTTGAGGAATTAAGAGTAGCCTACAAACAACAGGCAGAAGCTTTGCTAGATGGAGGAGTTGACATCTTACTAGTGGAAACTATTTTTGATACGCTGAATGCCAAAGCAGCTCTTTTCGCTATTGATGAAATCCAAGAGGAAAGAAATATACAAATCCCTATCATGGTGAGCGGTACTATTACCGATGCCTCGGGGAGAACCCTTTCGGGGCAGACTGCGGAAGCTTTTCTCATTTCTATTTCCCATCTTAATTTGCTAAGTGTAGGGTTTAATTGTGCTTTAGGAGCTCACCAATTAACTCCTTATTTGGAGGTTTTATCACAAAAATCAAATTTTGCCATTTCCGCTTATCCGAATGCAGGTTTGCCGAATGCTTTTGGACAGTATGACGAAACTCCTGAACACATGGCATCTCAGATTAAAGAATATGCCGAAAAAGGCTTAATCAATATCGTTGGAGGATGCTGTGGTACAACACCTCCACACATCAAAGCAATTGCCGATTTGGTGAAAGACTATCAGCCAAGGAAATTAATGGTTGAAAGTTAA
- the metH gene encoding methionine synthase gives MKGEQTTENNQPTTKYLKLSGLEPLVVTPESNFINVGERTNVAGSKKFLRLINEEKYSEALDIARDQVEGGAQVLDVNMDDGLLDGKKAMVKFLNLIASEPDIAKIPIMIDSSKWEILEAGLQVVQGKCVVNSISLKEGEEKFLHEARIIKRYGAAVVVMAFDEVGQADNYERRLEICKRSYDLLVEKVNFPPEDIIFDLNIFPVATGMEEHRRNALDFIEAAAWVKQNLPYVNISGGVSNVSFSFRGNNAVREAMHSVFLYHAIKAGMNMGIVNPNMLEVYDDIPKELLELVEDVMLDRRDDATERLLDYSEKVKSVKKDKVEDLAWRHGDLQSRITHAMVRGIDKYIIEDVEEARLQSAKPLDVIEVNLMTGMGVVGDLFGSGKMFLPQVVKSARVMKKAVAYLQPFIEAEKDNSRPSAGKVLMATVKGDVHDIGKNIVSVVLGCNNYEIVDLGVMVPCEQIIQTAIDEKVDVIGLSGLITPSLDEMVHVASELERQNLDFPLLIGGATTSKAHTAVKIDPSYSRTVVHVNDASRAVGVVSSLINKEKSTSYGLEIKNEYEDFREKFLNRSDHKEYVPIEFARENRYTIDFKAEDIHQPNQLGITIIEDQDLTALLDYIDWSPFFRSWELHGKFPDILTDEVVGAQATELYNDMQKILKQVLENKSFKARAIFGLFPANSVGDDIFLKDEHGEDLATFITLRQQVKKSKGKPYHALADFVAPLESGLQDYVGCFCVSAGFGTEELAQKYRAENDDYSAIMVQALADRFAEAYAEFLHHEVRTKYWGYASDENLDNEQLIKEEYKGIRPAPGYPACPDHLEKKTIWKILEVEEKIGVILTEGLAMWPAASVSGYYFAHPESKYFGLGRIKDDQLEDYAQRKGISIETAKKWLNPKMG, from the coding sequence ATGAAAGGAGAGCAAACAACTGAAAACAATCAACCAACAACCAAATACCTAAAACTATCCGGACTAGAACCTTTAGTAGTAACTCCTGAGTCCAACTTTATCAATGTAGGAGAAAGGACCAATGTAGCAGGTTCTAAAAAGTTCCTGAGGTTGATTAATGAAGAAAAATATTCCGAAGCTTTAGATATAGCCCGCGACCAAGTAGAAGGAGGAGCGCAGGTATTGGATGTTAATATGGATGATGGACTTTTGGATGGTAAAAAAGCCATGGTGAAATTCCTCAACCTGATCGCTTCCGAGCCTGATATTGCCAAAATCCCAATCATGATAGATTCTTCTAAATGGGAAATTTTAGAAGCAGGATTACAAGTGGTTCAAGGGAAATGTGTTGTCAATTCCATATCTTTAAAAGAAGGAGAAGAAAAATTTTTACACGAAGCTAGAATCATCAAAAGATACGGAGCAGCCGTAGTCGTTATGGCATTTGATGAGGTAGGTCAGGCAGATAATTATGAGAGAAGACTCGAAATTTGTAAAAGATCCTACGATCTTTTGGTGGAGAAAGTAAATTTCCCTCCCGAGGACATCATCTTCGATTTGAATATCTTCCCTGTTGCAACAGGAATGGAAGAACACCGCAGAAATGCCTTAGATTTTATAGAAGCTGCCGCTTGGGTAAAACAAAATCTACCGTATGTTAATATTAGTGGTGGAGTATCCAATGTATCTTTTTCTTTCCGAGGGAACAACGCGGTAAGAGAAGCTATGCACTCTGTATTCTTGTACCATGCGATAAAAGCAGGGATGAACATGGGAATTGTAAACCCTAATATGCTAGAGGTGTACGATGATATCCCTAAAGAATTGCTAGAGTTGGTAGAAGATGTAATGCTTGACCGTAGAGATGACGCTACCGAAAGACTTTTAGACTATTCCGAAAAAGTAAAATCGGTTAAAAAAGATAAAGTTGAAGACTTGGCATGGAGACATGGTGATTTACAATCTAGAATTACCCATGCAATGGTTCGAGGGATTGATAAATACATTATTGAAGATGTAGAAGAAGCCCGCTTACAGTCGGCAAAACCTTTGGATGTTATCGAGGTGAATCTGATGACAGGTATGGGAGTTGTTGGAGATTTATTCGGAAGTGGTAAGATGTTCCTGCCTCAGGTAGTGAAGTCTGCCCGAGTAATGAAAAAAGCAGTAGCCTATCTTCAACCTTTTATAGAAGCAGAAAAAGATAACAGTCGTCCTTCTGCAGGAAAAGTGCTGATGGCTACCGTAAAAGGAGATGTTCATGATATTGGTAAAAATATAGTGAGCGTGGTTTTAGGCTGTAACAATTATGAGATTGTCGATTTAGGAGTGATGGTACCTTGTGAACAAATTATCCAAACGGCGATTGATGAAAAGGTAGATGTTATTGGACTTAGTGGGCTTATCACCCCGAGTTTGGATGAGATGGTACATGTTGCCAGTGAGCTGGAAAGACAAAATCTAGACTTCCCTCTACTTATCGGAGGAGCAACAACTTCCAAAGCACATACCGCAGTTAAAATAGATCCATCCTATTCCAGAACCGTAGTGCATGTTAATGATGCCTCTCGTGCAGTGGGAGTGGTTTCAAGCTTAATTAATAAAGAAAAATCTACTTCTTACGGTCTCGAAATTAAAAATGAATACGAAGACTTCCGTGAAAAATTCCTTAACAGAAGCGATCATAAAGAGTATGTTCCTATTGAATTTGCCAGAGAAAACCGATACACTATCGATTTTAAAGCAGAGGATATCCACCAACCTAATCAACTAGGAATTACAATCATCGAAGATCAGGATTTAACAGCATTGTTGGATTATATCGACTGGTCTCCATTCTTTAGAAGTTGGGAGTTACACGGTAAATTCCCAGACATTCTTACCGATGAGGTGGTAGGAGCTCAGGCTACAGAATTGTACAACGATATGCAAAAAATATTGAAGCAGGTATTGGAAAATAAAAGCTTCAAAGCGAGAGCCATCTTTGGATTATTCCCAGCCAACTCTGTAGGAGATGATATTTTCTTGAAGGATGAACATGGAGAAGACTTGGCAACCTTCATCACCCTTCGTCAGCAGGTCAAAAAGTCGAAAGGAAAACCATATCATGCGTTGGCAGATTTTGTAGCACCTTTAGAATCAGGACTACAGGATTATGTTGGATGTTTCTGTGTAAGTGCTGGCTTTGGAACTGAAGAGTTAGCTCAAAAATACAGAGCTGAAAACGATGATTATTCTGCGATTATGGTTCAGGCATTGGCAGACCGTTTTGCTGAGGCTTATGCCGAATTTTTACACCATGAGGTAAGAACCAAATATTGGGGTTACGCGTCTGATGAGAATTTGGATAACGAACAACTCATTAAAGAAGAGTACAAGGGTATTCGTCCTGCTCCAGGTTACCCAGCATGTCCAGATCACTTGGAGAAAAAAACCATTTGGAAAATTCTAGAAGTAGAAGAGAAAATTGGAGTAATCCTTACCGAAGGATTAGCCATGTGGCCAGCAGCGTCGGTATCAGGATATTATTTTGCCCACCCTGAAAGTAAATATTTTGGATTAGGTAGAATCAAGGACGACCAATTAGAAGACTATGCACAAAGAAAAGGAATCAGCATAGAAACAGCTAAAAAATGGCTAAACCCTAAAATGGGATAA
- the metF gene encoding methylenetetrahydrofolate reductase [NAD(P)H] — MKITEHLYNAQGKTLFSFEIVPPEKGVGINDLYKNIDPLMEFNPPFIDVTTSREEYVFLEREGGLMERKVTRMRPGTLGICAAIQHKYNVDTVPHVLCGGFTKEETEYLLVDCMYLGIDNVMALRGDTMKGEKYFTATKGGNRYASDLVKQIENTGKGKYLHSDTACGEENKFCIGVAGYPEKHIEAPSMNYDLEMLKKKVDNGADYIVTQMFFDNQKYFQFVKEAREFGIDVPIIPGIKPIATLKHLQLLPQVFKIDLPETLVNEVVKCKNNQEVRKVGIEWAIAQCRELLEHNAPVLHFYSMGKSDNILKIAQEMF, encoded by the coding sequence ATGAAAATTACTGAGCATCTATATAATGCCCAAGGCAAAACACTTTTCTCTTTTGAAATTGTCCCTCCAGAAAAAGGAGTAGGCATCAATGATCTGTATAAAAATATAGACCCCCTAATGGAGTTTAACCCTCCGTTTATAGATGTAACTACTTCTAGAGAGGAATATGTTTTCTTAGAAAGAGAAGGTGGATTGATGGAAAGAAAAGTTACCCGTATGCGACCTGGCACCTTGGGGATTTGTGCTGCCATTCAACATAAATATAATGTAGATACCGTTCCGCATGTGTTATGTGGAGGCTTTACCAAAGAAGAAACCGAATACCTTTTGGTAGATTGTATGTATCTTGGGATTGATAATGTTATGGCTCTTCGTGGAGATACCATGAAGGGAGAAAAGTATTTTACAGCAACCAAAGGAGGAAACCGTTATGCTTCGGATTTGGTAAAGCAAATTGAAAATACAGGAAAAGGAAAGTATCTGCACAGTGATACTGCTTGTGGAGAGGAAAATAAATTCTGCATCGGAGTAGCAGGTTATCCTGAAAAACATATTGAAGCTCCATCCATGAATTACGATTTGGAAATGTTGAAGAAGAAAGTGGACAACGGTGCAGATTATATTGTGACTCAGATGTTTTTTGATAACCAAAAATATTTTCAGTTCGTAAAAGAAGCTCGGGAGTTTGGTATTGATGTCCCTATTATTCCAGGAATTAAACCAATTGCTACCTTAAAGCATCTTCAGTTGTTGCCACAGGTGTTTAAAATTGACTTACCCGAAACTTTGGTGAACGAAGTGGTAAAATGTAAAAACAACCAGGAAGTTCGCAAAGTGGGAATAGAATGGGCTATTGCACAATGTAGGGAATTGCTAGAGCATAATGCTCCTGTACTACACTTTTACTCGATGGGAAAAAGTGATAATATCTTGAAAATTGCTCAAGAAATGTTTTAA
- the acnA gene encoding aconitate hydratase AcnA translates to MSYSKAKSVKLMNIDGKDYHYSSLKDLAPSIEHLPFSIRILLENALRNHDGFSITDEHIDTLLHWSPQPSDKDIPFKPARILMQDFTGVPAVVDIASLRSEFIRHGKDGQKINPAIPVDLVIDHSVQVDYYGTDYSYNKNVELEFERNKERYELLKWAQKGLKNFTVVPPGMGICHQVNLEYLAKGITERDGWLLPDTLVGTDSHTPMVNGIGVVAWGVGGIEAEAAMLDQPIFFTCPEVVGLKLTGKIPDQCTATDMVLSITRLLRDTGVVGKFVEVFGEGLDHLSVTDRATISNMSPEFGCTVTYFPIDHRTLEYMHATNRSAEQIKIVEAYCKENLLWRTGKEDIQYSTVVELDLSTLEPTVSGPKRPQDKILVKNLKNKFTELLKDEFSREYQPKDRRKEFAMLTEGGSGTEFTFGKVPITRENTNEIVLDNEHRSVRIKLPNKEFVVSDGSIVIAAITSCTNTSNPAVMVGAGLLARNAVEKGLRTKSWVKTSLAPGSKVVTQYLKRSGLDVDLEALRFHTVGYGCTSCIGNSGPLPPAIAEAVDKGELVVASVLSGNRNFEARVHPQVKMNFLMSPMLVVAYALTGRVDVDLIHDPIDLDPNGEPVYLKDIWPSREEIQKTINDCVKQEDFQEVYDVIFDGSTDWKTLEVNLDQNFEWNEDSTYIKEAPFFENLQESPEPIQDIKKARVLLYLGDSVTTDHISPAGQFKENSAAGAYLLNHYIPKDQFNSYGSRRGNHEVMMRGTFANVRIKNKIVAREGGYSRYMPTGEVKTVFDTAMLYQKDHTPLIVLAGKEYGSGSSRDWAAKGTFLLGVKAVIAESFERIHRSNLVGMGVAPLVFTQTQNAESLGLDGTESFDIIGLEENLVPHKILKVVANHSSGKITEFEVEARLDSAIEIEYYKNQGILQYVLRNYLKDN, encoded by the coding sequence ATGAGTTATTCAAAAGCAAAATCAGTTAAATTAATGAATATTGATGGCAAAGACTATCATTACAGTTCATTAAAAGACTTAGCCCCTTCCATTGAGCATCTTCCTTTCAGTATTAGAATATTGCTAGAAAATGCTCTTAGAAACCATGATGGTTTTAGTATTACCGATGAACATATTGACACCCTACTCCACTGGTCTCCACAACCAAGTGATAAGGACATTCCCTTTAAGCCTGCGAGAATCCTAATGCAGGATTTTACGGGAGTTCCTGCTGTTGTAGATATTGCCTCACTTCGTTCTGAATTTATCCGACACGGGAAAGATGGCCAAAAAATAAACCCCGCCATTCCTGTGGATCTTGTTATTGACCACTCGGTGCAAGTAGATTACTATGGTACTGACTATTCTTATAATAAAAATGTAGAGCTAGAATTCGAAAGAAATAAAGAGCGTTACGAACTCCTAAAATGGGCTCAGAAAGGATTGAAAAACTTTACTGTGGTTCCCCCAGGAATGGGAATATGCCACCAGGTCAACCTTGAATATCTTGCCAAAGGTATTACCGAGAGAGATGGCTGGCTACTCCCAGATACTTTAGTAGGAACCGATTCTCACACCCCTATGGTAAACGGTATCGGAGTAGTTGCTTGGGGTGTAGGAGGTATAGAGGCTGAAGCAGCCATGCTAGACCAACCTATCTTTTTTACCTGCCCTGAAGTGGTAGGCTTAAAACTTACCGGTAAAATTCCAGATCAGTGCACAGCTACCGATATGGTACTTTCCATCACGCGATTGTTAAGAGATACTGGTGTTGTAGGAAAATTTGTTGAAGTTTTTGGAGAAGGTTTAGATCATCTAAGTGTTACCGATAGAGCTACTATCTCTAACATGTCGCCAGAATTCGGTTGTACAGTTACCTACTTCCCTATCGATCATCGTACCCTAGAGTACATGCATGCTACCAATAGAAGTGCTGAGCAAATTAAAATCGTAGAAGCATATTGTAAAGAGAACCTCCTTTGGAGAACAGGAAAAGAGGACATCCAATATTCTACGGTGGTAGAGCTAGACCTTTCTACTTTAGAACCTACTGTCTCTGGACCTAAGCGCCCTCAAGATAAAATCTTGGTCAAAAATCTAAAAAACAAATTCACTGAGCTTCTAAAAGATGAATTCAGCCGAGAATACCAACCTAAAGATAGAAGAAAAGAATTTGCAATGCTTACCGAAGGAGGCTCTGGTACAGAGTTTACCTTTGGGAAAGTTCCCATCACCCGAGAAAATACCAACGAGATTGTCTTGGATAACGAACACCGTTCTGTAAGAATAAAACTTCCGAATAAAGAATTTGTAGTAAGTGATGGAAGCATCGTTATTGCAGCAATTACCAGTTGTACCAATACCTCTAACCCAGCAGTAATGGTAGGTGCAGGACTTTTGGCGAGAAATGCTGTAGAAAAAGGACTCAGAACAAAATCTTGGGTAAAAACTTCTCTGGCTCCAGGTTCCAAAGTCGTTACCCAATATTTAAAACGCTCTGGTTTGGATGTAGATTTAGAAGCTTTAAGATTCCACACCGTAGGTTATGGTTGCACCTCTTGTATCGGAAACTCTGGCCCTCTTCCTCCAGCAATTGCCGAGGCGGTAGATAAAGGGGAACTTGTTGTAGCTTCTGTATTATCAGGAAACCGAAACTTTGAAGCAAGGGTACATCCTCAGGTAAAAATGAATTTTTTAATGTCGCCAATGTTGGTAGTGGCTTATGCATTAACAGGAAGAGTTGATGTAGATCTCATCCACGATCCTATTGACCTTGACCCCAATGGAGAACCTGTTTACCTAAAAGACATTTGGCCTAGCAGAGAGGAAATTCAAAAAACCATCAACGACTGTGTAAAACAAGAAGATTTCCAAGAAGTATATGATGTAATCTTTGATGGCTCTACCGATTGGAAAACACTTGAGGTAAATTTAGATCAAAATTTTGAGTGGAATGAAGATTCTACCTATATCAAAGAAGCACCATTTTTTGAAAACCTTCAAGAAAGCCCAGAACCTATTCAAGATATCAAAAAGGCAAGAGTCCTTCTCTACTTAGGGGATTCTGTAACCACAGACCATATTTCACCTGCGGGACAATTTAAAGAAAATTCTGCAGCAGGGGCTTACCTCCTTAATCACTATATTCCTAAAGACCAGTTCAACTCTTATGGTTCTAGAAGAGGAAATCATGAGGTAATGATGAGAGGGACTTTCGCTAATGTAAGAATTAAAAATAAAATTGTAGCTAGAGAAGGTGGCTACAGCCGATATATGCCTACTGGGGAAGTAAAAACTGTTTTCGATACGGCTATGCTGTACCAAAAAGACCATACTCCTTTAATTGTACTTGCAGGTAAGGAATATGGCTCTGGCTCTTCTCGAGATTGGGCCGCAAAAGGAACCTTCCTACTTGGGGTAAAAGCGGTTATCGCTGAAAGTTTCGAAAGAATCCACCGTAGCAACTTAGTAGGAATGGGAGTAGCTCCTTTGGTTTTCACCCAAACTCAAAATGCTGAAAGCTTAGGACTAGATGGTACCGAAAGCTTTGATATCATAGGGCTAGAAGAAAACCTTGTTCCTCATAAAATTTTAAAAGTTGTAGCTAACCATTCCTCAGGTAAGATTACGGAATTTGAAGTTGAAGCTCGTTTAGATTCGGCAATAGAAATCGAATATTACAAAAACCAAGGTATCCTACAGTATGTGTTAAGGAATTATTTGAAAGACAACTAA
- a CDS encoding O-succinylhomoserine sulfhydrylase, with protein MENFETGAIRTQTERTHYDEHSTPLFLTSSFVFQDAEDMRASFAGETNKNLYSRFSNPNVNEFTDKIVKMEGAEAGYSFATGMAAIFSTIAPLVESGDHILSCQSIFGSTHTLFKKYFPKWGIETTYFKAEEINEIEKYITPKTKILYAETPTNPAIEVIDLEILGKVAKKHNLILIVDNCFATPYIQKPIDFGADLVVHSATKLIDGQGRVLGGVVVGRADLVHEIFLFSRNTGPAMSPFNAWVLSKSLETLAVRVEKHCENALKVAEFLEAHPQVSLVKYPFLKSHPNYEVAKKQMKLGGNIVAFEVKGGIEAGRKFLNNVKMCSLSANLGDTRTIVTHPASTTHSKLSDEERLEVGITPGLVRCSVGLENVEDIISDLKQALEA; from the coding sequence ATGGAAAACTTTGAAACTGGTGCTATCCGCACCCAAACAGAACGTACACATTACGATGAACATTCTACCCCTTTATTTTTAACTTCTAGTTTTGTATTTCAAGATGCGGAAGACATGAGAGCGTCCTTTGCAGGAGAGACGAATAAAAATTTATACAGTCGTTTTAGCAATCCTAACGTAAATGAGTTTACAGATAAGATAGTAAAAATGGAAGGAGCAGAAGCAGGTTATTCCTTTGCTACAGGGATGGCCGCAATTTTCTCTACCATTGCTCCTTTAGTGGAAAGTGGGGATCACATCCTAAGCTGCCAATCTATTTTTGGCTCTACCCATACTTTATTTAAAAAGTATTTTCCAAAATGGGGAATTGAAACTACTTATTTTAAGGCAGAGGAGATCAACGAAATCGAAAAATATATCACCCCTAAGACAAAGATTCTATACGCTGAAACCCCTACCAATCCAGCAATAGAGGTTATAGACCTCGAAATTTTAGGAAAAGTAGCTAAAAAACACAATCTTATCCTTATCGTAGATAATTGCTTTGCTACTCCATATATCCAGAAACCTATCGATTTTGGAGCAGATTTAGTAGTGCATTCAGCAACCAAGCTTATCGATGGGCAAGGCCGCGTATTAGGAGGTGTTGTTGTGGGAAGAGCAGATCTAGTGCATGAGATTTTCTTATTCTCTAGAAATACAGGTCCTGCAATGTCTCCATTCAATGCATGGGTGCTTTCAAAAAGTTTGGAAACTTTAGCTGTAAGAGTAGAAAAGCATTGTGAAAATGCTCTTAAAGTTGCTGAGTTTTTGGAAGCTCATCCTCAGGTTTCATTAGTGAAATATCCTTTCCTAAAATCTCATCCTAATTATGAGGTAGCTAAAAAGCAAATGAAATTAGGTGGAAATATTGTTGCTTTTGAAGTAAAAGGAGGAATTGAGGCTGGTAGAAAGTTCTTAAACAACGTAAAAATGTGTTCGCTTTCTGCTAACCTAGGAGATACCAGAACAATTGTTACCCATCCAGCTTCTACCACTCATAGTAAATTGAGTGACGAAGAGAGATTAGAAGTAGGAATTACTCCAGGATTGGTAAGATGTTCCGTAGGATTGGAAAATGTAGAGGACATTATTTCAGATTTGAAACAAGCTCTAGAAGCTTAA